The Neobacillus sp. OS1-2 genome includes a window with the following:
- a CDS encoding calcium-translocating P-type ATPase, SERCA-type produces the protein MKFHEMKIDQVEKALETDFSSGLSQEEVKMRIKQHGLNELKEGEKQSALLLFFSQFKDFMVLVLLAATLISGLLGEYIDAIAIIAIVIINGCLGFYQERRAEKSLQALKELSAPQVSVLRDGKWLKIPSKDIVMGDILKFASGDRIGADVRIIESKSLEIEESALTGESVPVAKHIDSLTNPNPGIGDMENTAFMGTMITRGSGLGVVIATGMKTAMGQIADLLQNAESQETPLQRRLEQLGKILITVALLLTVLVVIVGVLRGHELYEMFLAGVSLAVAAIPEGLPAIVTVALSLGVQKMIRQNAIVRKLPAVETLGCASVICSDKTGTMTQNKMTVTHLWSGGHTWTVDGVGYQPKGSFYRNERPVVPKEEKSLQQMLIFGMLCNHSDLVVKDEDFILDGDPTEGALLVSAMKAGFNRPKLLDEFTIINEFPFDSSRKMMSIHVKDKQGRHFIVTKGAPDVILGICESILWDERTQYLNKEAHENVQEAINGLASQALRTIAIAFKPIPANTVILSEQEAENKLTFIGVQGMIDPPRPEVKTAVKECKEAGIKTVMITGDHIITAKAIASQLGILTKKSKVLDGKALSVMSVEELEEVVDDVSVFARVSPEHKLKIVRALQNRGHIVAMTGDGVNDAPAIKAADIGVAMGITGTDVAKEASALVLLDDNFATIKAAIKEGRNIYENIRKFVRYLLASNVGEILVMLFAMLLALPLPLVPIQILWVNLVTDGLPAMALGLDRPEENVMKRGPRSPSEGVFSRGLGWKVVSRGFLIGIVTLLAFIIVYQNDQSQLPYAQTVAFATLVMAQLIHVFDCRSEKSVLSRNPFGNKYLVWAVLSSLALMLAVIYYPPLQPVFHTLPITIKDWLLIIGLSSIPTFLLAGTFLLRKTK, from the coding sequence ATGAAATTCCATGAAATGAAGATAGATCAAGTAGAAAAGGCCTTAGAAACCGACTTTTCTTCTGGATTATCACAAGAAGAAGTAAAGATGCGAATCAAACAGCATGGACTAAATGAATTAAAAGAGGGAGAAAAGCAATCGGCTTTACTCTTATTTTTTAGTCAATTTAAGGATTTCATGGTCTTGGTGCTCTTAGCCGCAACCCTAATTTCCGGGCTGCTCGGCGAATATATTGATGCCATTGCGATTATCGCGATTGTCATTATTAACGGATGTCTTGGTTTTTATCAGGAACGGAGAGCAGAGAAATCCTTGCAGGCGTTGAAAGAATTATCAGCACCACAGGTTTCGGTACTAAGGGATGGTAAATGGCTAAAAATCCCTTCGAAGGATATTGTAATGGGGGATATTTTAAAATTTGCCAGCGGTGATCGCATTGGTGCAGATGTTCGGATTATTGAATCAAAAAGTTTAGAAATCGAAGAATCTGCCTTAACAGGCGAATCTGTCCCTGTTGCTAAACATATTGATAGTTTAACCAATCCGAATCCCGGAATTGGAGATATGGAAAATACCGCCTTCATGGGCACGATGATTACAAGGGGAAGCGGGCTAGGTGTTGTTATTGCTACCGGGATGAAAACGGCAATGGGACAAATTGCCGATTTACTCCAAAATGCCGAATCCCAAGAAACACCGCTGCAGCGGAGATTAGAGCAGTTGGGGAAAATCCTCATTACTGTTGCCTTATTGTTGACAGTTTTAGTAGTCATCGTGGGTGTATTGCGAGGGCATGAATTATATGAGATGTTCTTAGCTGGTGTTTCACTAGCTGTTGCCGCTATACCTGAAGGACTTCCGGCAATTGTGACCGTAGCCTTATCTCTCGGTGTTCAGAAGATGATTAGGCAAAATGCGATTGTCAGAAAGCTTCCGGCAGTGGAAACACTTGGCTGTGCATCGGTTATTTGTTCCGATAAGACAGGGACCATGACGCAAAACAAAATGACCGTAACACATCTTTGGAGTGGCGGTCATACATGGACAGTCGATGGGGTTGGCTACCAGCCGAAGGGGAGTTTTTACCGGAATGAACGTCCGGTCGTTCCTAAAGAAGAAAAGTCATTGCAGCAAATGCTGATTTTTGGGATGTTATGCAATCATTCAGACTTGGTAGTAAAGGATGAGGATTTCATCCTTGATGGCGATCCCACGGAAGGTGCACTTTTAGTCAGTGCGATGAAGGCAGGTTTTAATCGCCCAAAATTATTAGATGAGTTTACGATCATTAATGAATTTCCTTTTGATTCTTCCAGAAAAATGATGAGTATTCACGTAAAAGACAAACAAGGGCGGCATTTCATCGTTACAAAGGGTGCACCTGACGTCATTTTAGGTATTTGTGAATCAATTCTTTGGGATGAGCGGACGCAATATTTAAATAAAGAAGCACATGAAAATGTTCAAGAAGCGATAAATGGCCTCGCTTCACAGGCGCTGCGGACGATTGCGATAGCCTTCAAGCCAATACCGGCTAACACAGTCATCCTCAGTGAGCAGGAGGCAGAGAACAAATTAACCTTTATAGGTGTCCAGGGCATGATTGATCCGCCTAGACCTGAAGTAAAAACGGCAGTAAAAGAATGTAAGGAAGCTGGAATTAAAACGGTTATGATTACGGGGGACCACATCATTACCGCGAAAGCAATTGCTTCCCAGCTCGGAATTTTAACGAAAAAGAGTAAGGTGTTGGATGGTAAGGCATTATCTGTCATGTCGGTGGAAGAACTTGAAGAGGTTGTTGATGATGTTTCCGTCTTTGCAAGGGTTTCACCTGAACATAAGTTAAAAATAGTCAGGGCCTTGCAAAATAGGGGTCATATCGTAGCGATGACAGGGGATGGGGTAAATGACGCCCCAGCTATCAAAGCGGCAGATATTGGTGTAGCGATGGGGATAACTGGAACAGATGTTGCCAAAGAAGCCTCGGCCCTAGTGTTATTAGATGATAATTTTGCAACAATAAAGGCAGCGATTAAAGAGGGCAGGAACATCTATGAAAATATCCGTAAATTCGTTCGCTATTTGCTGGCGTCCAACGTGGGTGAAATATTGGTGATGTTATTCGCGATGCTGCTAGCACTGCCACTTCCGCTAGTTCCAATCCAAATACTGTGGGTCAATTTAGTGACGGACGGGCTCCCAGCGATGGCGCTTGGACTTGATCGTCCTGAAGAAAATGTGATGAAACGAGGGCCGCGCAGTCCGAGTGAAGGCGTCTTTTCACGCGGATTAGGCTGGAAGGTAGTATCGCGCGGATTCCTAATCGGTATTGTAACATTATTAGCCTTTATCATCGTGTACCAAAATGACCAATCGCAATTGCCTTATGCGCAAACGGTTGCCTTTGCGACACTTGTCATGGCACAGCTTATTCATGTGTTTGATTGCCGTAGTGAAAAATCGGTGTTATCGCGTAACCCTTTTGGGAATAAATATCTTGTTTGGGCGGTACTTTCGTCCCTCGCGTTAATGTTAGCGGTAATCTATTATCCACCATTACAGCCTGTTTTCCATACACTTCCAATTACAATAAAAGATTGGCTATTAATTATTGGACTATCCTCTATTCCAACTTTTTTACTAGCCGGAACATTTTTGTTAAGAAAAACAAAATAA
- a CDS encoding YicC/YloC family endoribonuclease codes for MVISMTGFGRGKAVSGSFSVNVEVKTVNHRFSEMNIRMPRQLLKIEDKIKKKLNEHIRRGRVEVYVSVEGEGVVTRKVHVDWKLIEEYYQFIEQARSKYGIEGTITLQDLLNRTDLLHIEESEAGNEEIEVLVLSAVEEAVILLKQMRSAEGEEIKKDLLAITSQLEADVFELQKYAPLVVQSFKERLTKRMHEFINGQLDETRILTEVAIFADKADINEEITRLKSHIQQFLQTLDDQEPIGRKLDFIVQEMNREANTIGSKANDSNIAKKVVEIKSLLEKLKEQVQNIE; via the coding sequence ATGGTTATAAGTATGACAGGCTTTGGCAGAGGTAAGGCTGTTTCAGGATCCTTCAGTGTGAATGTAGAAGTAAAAACAGTCAATCACCGCTTTTCTGAAATGAATATTCGCATGCCAAGACAATTGTTAAAAATAGAAGATAAAATAAAAAAGAAATTAAACGAGCATATTCGCCGAGGGCGGGTAGAGGTATATGTAAGTGTTGAGGGTGAAGGTGTCGTTACTCGTAAAGTTCACGTTGATTGGAAGCTGATCGAAGAATATTATCAGTTTATCGAGCAAGCAAGAAGTAAATATGGGATTGAAGGAACTATTACCTTACAGGATTTGCTAAATCGGACAGACCTTTTACATATTGAGGAAAGTGAAGCTGGAAATGAAGAAATTGAAGTTTTAGTGCTTTCCGCAGTCGAAGAAGCAGTGATCTTACTAAAACAAATGCGGTCGGCTGAAGGGGAAGAAATTAAAAAAGATTTACTCGCTATTACTTCCCAATTGGAAGCGGATGTATTTGAGCTTCAAAAATATGCTCCGCTCGTCGTGCAATCATTTAAGGAACGCCTTACAAAAAGGATGCATGAGTTTATCAATGGGCAATTGGATGAAACGCGCATTTTAACAGAAGTAGCCATTTTTGCTGATAAAGCTGACATTAATGAAGAAATTACCCGGCTGAAAAGCCATATTCAACAATTCCTCCAAACCTTAGATGACCAAGAGCCAATTGGCAGAAAACTCGATTTTATCGTGCAAGAAATGAATAGAGAAGCGAATACAATTGGTTCCAAAGCAAATGACTCTAATATAGCCAAAAAGGTTGTCGAGATTAAAAGTTTACTTGAAAAGCTAAAGGAACAGGTTCAGAATATCGAATAG
- the remA gene encoding extracellular matrix/biofilm regulator RemA, which produces MSIKLINIGFGNIVSANRIISIVSPESAPIKRIIQDARDRGSLIDATYGRRTRAVIVMDSDHVILSAVQPETVAHRLTDREETIYEG; this is translated from the coding sequence ATGTCGATAAAATTAATTAATATTGGATTTGGAAATATCGTTTCTGCCAATCGTATTATTTCCATTGTCAGCCCGGAATCTGCTCCAATAAAAAGAATTATCCAAGATGCCCGTGATCGGGGATCGTTAATAGATGCTACATATGGAAGACGGACACGAGCAGTAATTGTCATGGATAGTGATCATGTTATTCTATCAGCTGTACAGCCTGAAACGGTGGCACATCGCCTTACAGATCGTGAGGAAACTATTTATGAAGGGTAG
- the gmk gene encoding guanylate kinase, with product MQEKGLLIVLSGPSGVGKGTVRKEIFSHPNTAFEYSISMTTRSPRAGEVDGVDYFFKTKEEFEYLIEQGKLLEYAEFVGNYYGTPVDYVRETLDAGKDVFLEIEVKGARQVREKFPEGLFIFLMPPSLTELKNRIVTRGTETEDIIQNRMLSAREEIEMMELYDYVVENDHVELACERVRSIVTAEHCRRERVEYRYKKLLEVE from the coding sequence ATGCAAGAAAAAGGATTGCTGATAGTACTTTCAGGGCCATCCGGTGTTGGAAAAGGAACGGTTCGAAAAGAAATATTTTCTCATCCCAATACGGCTTTTGAATACTCGATTTCGATGACAACCCGCTCACCTCGGGCGGGGGAAGTGGACGGGGTCGACTATTTTTTCAAGACAAAAGAAGAATTTGAATATTTAATTGAACAAGGGAAGCTCCTAGAGTACGCTGAGTTTGTCGGCAACTATTATGGAACACCTGTTGATTATGTCCGAGAAACGTTAGATGCCGGAAAAGATGTTTTTTTAGAAATTGAAGTGAAGGGTGCCCGCCAAGTTCGAGAGAAATTCCCTGAAGGGTTATTTATTTTCTTGATGCCGCCAAGTCTGACAGAATTAAAAAATAGAATTGTTACACGTGGGACGGAAACCGAAGACATTATCCAAAACCGGATGTTATCTGCTCGTGAAGAAATCGAAATGATGGAGCTATATGACTATGTTGTAGAAAATGATCATGTCGAGCTCGCCTGTGAACGTGTAAGGTCCATTGTGACGGCAGAACATTGCCGTAGGGAACGTGTGGAATATCGCTATAAAAAATTGTTGGAGGTTGAATAA
- the rpoZ gene encoding DNA-directed RNA polymerase subunit omega has product MLYPSIDSLLEKIDSKYSLVSVAAKRARVMSQIKDERLPKYVSYKYVGKALEEIYSGELTYRISKADLNAD; this is encoded by the coding sequence ATGTTATATCCATCTATCGACTCATTGCTAGAAAAAATTGATTCTAAATACTCTCTTGTCTCTGTTGCAGCCAAGCGTGCACGGGTAATGTCTCAAATAAAAGACGAAAGATTGCCAAAATATGTTTCCTATAAATACGTTGGCAAGGCGTTGGAGGAAATTTATAGCGGTGAGCTTACCTATCGAATTTCTAAAGCAGATCTAAATGCTGACTAA
- the coaBC gene encoding bifunctional phosphopantothenoylcysteine decarboxylase/phosphopantothenate--cysteine ligase CoaBC, translated as MKIDKKILLCVTGGIAVYKAAALTSKLVQAGAQVKVILSESAEKFVTPLTFQALSRHEVFTNTFDEKNPQVIAHIDLADWADLILVAPATANTIAKLAGGIADNMITTTLLAATAPVWIAPAMNVHMYDHPAVKKNLAILAEYGYQFIEPSEGYLACGYVGKGRLEEPERIVELIQAAFVKNEPKSLTGKTVVVTAGPTREKIDPVRFISNHSTGKMGYALAEEAKKQGAHVVLVSGPVQIAAPAGVELIRVESAEEMFHAVMGYYEKADVVIKTAAVADYRPKISYDQKVKKQAGDAIIELERTKDILFELGQRKKKQLLVGFAAETENLEEYAREKLTKKNADIIVANNVKTAGAGFGTDTNIVTLFERSGAVKELPILSKIEVAKRIIEEITSLMKDMGGNGNS; from the coding sequence ATGAAAATAGATAAAAAGATCTTATTATGTGTCACAGGTGGAATTGCCGTCTATAAAGCAGCGGCTTTAACAAGTAAACTTGTTCAAGCAGGAGCGCAAGTTAAGGTGATATTAAGTGAATCCGCAGAAAAATTTGTAACCCCGTTAACCTTTCAGGCATTATCCCGCCATGAAGTATTTACTAATACCTTTGATGAAAAAAATCCGCAAGTGATTGCCCATATTGATTTGGCAGATTGGGCAGATTTAATTCTTGTTGCCCCTGCAACGGCCAATACGATTGCTAAGCTCGCAGGCGGAATTGCCGACAATATGATTACGACAACACTCCTTGCTGCAACTGCACCTGTTTGGATTGCCCCTGCAATGAATGTACATATGTATGATCATCCTGCTGTGAAAAAAAACCTTGCTATTTTGGCTGAGTATGGGTATCAATTCATTGAACCGAGCGAAGGGTATCTAGCCTGCGGCTATGTTGGCAAAGGGCGCTTGGAGGAGCCGGAAAGAATCGTAGAGTTGATTCAAGCGGCGTTTGTGAAGAATGAGCCCAAAAGCTTAACAGGGAAAACGGTGGTCGTTACCGCAGGACCAACCCGGGAGAAAATAGATCCAGTCAGATTTATATCCAATCATTCTACTGGAAAAATGGGATATGCCCTTGCAGAAGAAGCTAAAAAACAAGGCGCCCATGTTGTCTTAGTTTCCGGTCCTGTTCAAATAGCCGCCCCGGCAGGTGTGGAACTTATAAGGGTCGAAAGTGCGGAGGAAATGTTTCATGCAGTCATGGGATATTATGAAAAAGCTGATGTAGTGATAAAAACAGCTGCAGTCGCTGACTACCGCCCAAAAATCAGCTATGACCAGAAGGTGAAAAAGCAAGCGGGTGACGCAATAATTGAACTAGAAAGAACAAAGGATATTTTATTCGAACTCGGACAACGAAAAAAGAAACAGTTACTAGTGGGGTTTGCTGCTGAGACAGAAAATCTGGAAGAATATGCCAGGGAAAAATTAACAAAGAAAAATGCTGATATCATTGTTGCCAATAATGTCAAAACAGCGGGTGCTGGTTTTGGAACTGATACAAATATTGTCACTCTTTTTGAGCGTTCTGGAGCGGTGAAAGAGCTGCCAATCTTGTCAAAAATTGAGGTTGCAAAAAGAATTATCGAAGAAATTACTTCACTTATGAAGGATATGGGCGGAAATGGAAATAGCTAG
- the priA gene encoding primosomal protein N', whose product MEIASVIVDVPTKQTDRVFDYIIPEQWRGVIQPGMRVIVPFGPRNIQGFVISLKADSEIEKLREILEPMDLEPVLNKELLELGDWLTDHTLCFKIFAYQVMLPAALKAKYEKKVQLAADAVVTDLPLQLRPFFEHEELIDWEEALFNGIVPLLQKEAAKGFLEVIYLVKERVKKKQQKYVKPAKTLAELNEEIDRIPANAEKQRQIVRFFIENYHEIELRKLVSEVKTSTSTVKALVEKKLLTEFELEVYRNPFADRTFERTKPLPLTEAQQEAIGPILDAIERNQHEVFLLYGVTGSGKTEIYLQSIQEVIEKGKEAIVLVPEISLTPQMVNRFKGRFGDLVAVLHSGLSAGEKYDEWRKIQRKEVKVAVGARSAIFAPFENIGIMIIDEEHETSYKQEEMPRYHARDVAIERALNYNCPVVLGSATPSLESFARAQKKVYHLLSLPNRMNNQSLPSVEIIDMREELREGNRSMFSRKLFEMLKDRIEKKQQSVLFLNKRGHSSFVMCRDCGYVMNCPNCDISLTYHRVNEQMKCHYCGYESYVPKNCPECNSEYIRYFGTGTQKVEEELGKILPEARVIRMDVDTTGRKGSHERLLTDFKDGKADILLGTQMIAKGLDFPNITLVGVLSADTMLHLPDFRASEKTFQLLTQVSGRAGRHKLPGEVIIQTYTPEHYSVVLAGRQDYDLFYQQEMMIRKTRQYPPFYYLSLITVSHEQLITVVSEMEKVVKHIQSHVSSGTVVLGPAASPIPRINNRYRYQCLIKYKREPNLTKILKTILDQYQKDTKSGLQVSIDVNPFILM is encoded by the coding sequence ATGGAAATAGCTAGTGTGATTGTCGATGTACCGACGAAACAAACGGATCGAGTGTTCGATTATATCATTCCGGAGCAATGGCGGGGGGTCATTCAACCGGGGATGAGGGTAATCGTTCCATTTGGTCCGAGAAATATCCAAGGTTTTGTCATTTCATTAAAAGCGGATTCGGAAATTGAGAAGTTAAGAGAAATACTTGAGCCGATGGATTTAGAGCCTGTTTTAAATAAAGAATTATTGGAGCTTGGCGATTGGCTCACAGATCATACTCTCTGCTTTAAAATATTTGCCTATCAAGTGATGCTGCCGGCGGCGTTAAAGGCAAAATATGAAAAAAAGGTGCAACTTGCTGCCGACGCTGTCGTTACAGACCTTCCATTGCAACTGCGGCCATTTTTTGAACATGAAGAGTTGATCGACTGGGAAGAGGCATTGTTTAATGGAATCGTTCCTTTGTTGCAAAAAGAAGCAGCAAAAGGGTTTCTTGAAGTAATTTATCTTGTCAAGGAACGGGTTAAGAAAAAACAGCAAAAGTATGTTAAACCTGCCAAGACATTAGCTGAATTAAACGAAGAGATTGACCGAATTCCGGCAAACGCGGAAAAGCAAAGGCAAATAGTACGCTTTTTTATTGAAAATTATCATGAGATTGAATTAAGGAAGCTAGTTTCTGAAGTGAAGACATCAACCTCAACCGTAAAAGCCCTTGTTGAAAAAAAGCTCTTGACGGAATTCGAATTGGAGGTCTACCGCAATCCTTTCGCAGATCGTACCTTCGAACGAACGAAACCATTACCATTAACCGAGGCACAGCAAGAAGCAATTGGGCCCATTCTTGATGCGATTGAACGGAATCAACACGAGGTGTTTTTACTTTATGGAGTAACTGGAAGCGGTAAAACCGAGATTTACTTACAATCCATCCAAGAAGTTATCGAAAAAGGAAAGGAAGCCATCGTCCTCGTCCCGGAAATTTCACTCACTCCGCAGATGGTCAACCGTTTTAAAGGAAGATTTGGCGACTTAGTGGCAGTATTGCACAGTGGCTTATCAGCAGGAGAAAAATATGATGAGTGGCGCAAAATTCAACGTAAGGAAGTAAAAGTAGCAGTTGGAGCAAGATCGGCGATTTTTGCCCCATTTGAAAACATCGGGATCATGATTATCGATGAAGAGCACGAAACAAGCTACAAACAGGAAGAAATGCCGCGCTATCATGCTAGAGACGTGGCGATTGAGAGGGCATTAAATTATAATTGTCCAGTGGTGCTAGGAAGTGCTACTCCCTCGCTTGAATCCTTTGCTAGAGCACAAAAAAAGGTATACCATTTATTATCTCTTCCTAACCGGATGAATAATCAGAGTCTTCCTTCAGTGGAAATTATTGATATGCGTGAGGAACTGCGTGAGGGTAATCGTTCCATGTTTTCCCGGAAGCTGTTTGAAATGTTGAAGGATCGAATCGAGAAAAAGCAACAATCTGTTTTATTTTTAAATAAACGCGGCCATTCTTCGTTTGTCATGTGCAGGGACTGCGGATATGTGATGAATTGCCCAAACTGTGACATATCACTGACCTACCATCGAGTAAATGAGCAGATGAAATGTCACTATTGCGGGTATGAAAGTTATGTGCCAAAGAATTGTCCTGAATGTAATAGTGAATACATCCGTTATTTTGGTACTGGAACTCAAAAGGTAGAGGAAGAACTTGGAAAGATCCTTCCGGAGGCACGGGTGATTCGCATGGATGTTGACACCACAGGACGAAAGGGTTCACACGAAAGACTATTAACTGATTTTAAGGATGGAAAAGCAGATATTTTATTAGGTACGCAAATGATCGCCAAGGGACTGGATTTTCCAAACATAACATTAGTGGGTGTACTTTCTGCTGATACGATGTTGCATTTGCCTGATTTCCGAGCATCGGAAAAAACTTTTCAGCTCTTGACACAGGTGAGCGGTCGGGCTGGAAGGCACAAGCTTCCTGGAGAAGTCATCATTCAGACCTATACACCGGAACACTATAGCGTGGTGCTTGCGGGACGGCAAGATTATGATCTTTTTTATCAGCAGGAAATGATGATTCGAAAAACCCGCCAATATCCGCCCTTCTATTATCTATCGCTCATAACAGTAAGTCATGAACAACTTATCACGGTTGTGTCGGAAATGGAGAAAGTGGTGAAACACATTCAATCGCACGTTTCATCAGGAACGGTCGTTTTAGGACCTGCAGCCTCCCCCATCCCCAGGATAAATAATAGATATCGCTATCAATGTCTGATAAAATACAAACGGGAACCAAACTTGACAAAAATACTAAAAACGATCCTTGATCAATACCAAAAAGATACGAAAAGTGGTTTGCAGGTTTCAATTGATGTAAACCCGTTTATCTTAATGTAA
- the def gene encoding peptide deformylase has product MAIRKIVIHPADILEQECKAVEKFDKKLAKTLDDMYDTMIEYDGVGLAAPQIGLDARIAIVDIDDEMGTIEMINPRIIETSGEQTGPEGCLSFPDLFGEVTRPNFVKIEAYNRKGKKYSLEAEGFLARAILHEIDHLDGILFTTKVTRYLEEDELKGVESE; this is encoded by the coding sequence TTGGCGATACGCAAAATTGTCATCCATCCTGCCGACATCCTTGAACAGGAATGCAAGGCAGTGGAGAAATTTGATAAAAAATTAGCGAAAACACTTGATGATATGTACGATACGATGATTGAATATGATGGTGTTGGACTTGCCGCCCCACAAATTGGGCTTGATGCCAGAATTGCCATTGTTGATATAGATGATGAAATGGGAACAATCGAAATGATAAACCCGCGGATTATTGAAACCTCGGGGGAGCAGACAGGCCCAGAGGGCTGTTTAAGCTTTCCGGATCTATTCGGGGAAGTAACGAGACCAAATTTTGTGAAGATTGAAGCCTATAATCGCAAAGGCAAAAAGTATTCTCTTGAGGCTGAGGGTTTCCTAGCTAGGGCAATCCTCCATGAAATCGATCATCTTGACGGTATTTTATTCACCACAAAAGTTACCAGATACTTAGAGGAAGATGAGTTAAAAGGAGTAGAAAGTGAATGA
- the fmt gene encoding methionyl-tRNA formyltransferase, with the protein MTKIVFMGTPDFSVPVLQQIILDGYEVIGVVTQPDRPVGRKKVLTPPPVKVEALKHGIPVFQPEKIRQDEELEKILSLQPDLIVTAAFGQILPNKLLDAPKFGCINVHASLLPELRGGAPIHYAIMQGKKKTGVTIMYMVEKLDAGDMLTSVEIPIAEDDNVGTLHEKLSAAGSQLLSETLPLLLAGRLTPKPQNGTEATFAPNIKREQEKIDWTKAGEEIYDHVRGLNPWPVAFTTMEGNVIKIWQTEKVAGMEGQEPGTIVKIEPDGFTVSTGNETAIKIIELQPSGKTKMRTEQFLRGAGSKISVGGRLGE; encoded by the coding sequence ATGACGAAAATTGTTTTTATGGGAACCCCTGATTTTTCCGTACCTGTCTTACAGCAAATTATACTCGACGGCTATGAGGTCATCGGTGTTGTTACCCAGCCTGACAGACCGGTAGGAAGAAAAAAAGTATTAACACCACCACCCGTGAAGGTGGAGGCATTAAAACATGGAATCCCTGTCTTTCAACCTGAAAAAATCCGTCAAGATGAAGAGCTGGAGAAAATCCTTTCCTTACAACCCGATTTAATTGTTACCGCTGCATTTGGGCAAATTTTACCAAACAAACTGCTAGATGCACCTAAATTTGGGTGTATTAATGTGCACGCATCATTGTTACCAGAGCTTCGCGGTGGTGCCCCAATCCATTACGCCATCATGCAAGGGAAAAAGAAAACGGGTGTCACCATTATGTATATGGTCGAAAAATTAGATGCTGGTGATATGTTAACTAGTGTGGAGATCCCAATTGCTGAAGACGATAATGTGGGGACCCTTCATGAAAAATTAAGTGCTGCCGGTTCACAATTATTATCAGAAACCTTGCCGCTTTTATTGGCAGGCCGTCTTACTCCAAAACCACAAAACGGAACGGAAGCAACCTTTGCCCCAAATATAAAACGGGAGCAGGAAAAAATTGACTGGACAAAAGCTGGTGAAGAGATCTATGACCATGTCCGCGGATTAAATCCTTGGCCCGTTGCATTTACCACGATGGAGGGCAATGTCATAAAAATATGGCAGACTGAAAAAGTGGCGGGAATGGAAGGTCAAGAGCCTGGAACCATTGTAAAAATAGAACCAGATGGCTTTACGGTTAGCACGGGCAATGAAACAGCGATAAAAATCATTGAGCTTCAGCCATCCGGAAAAACAAAGATGCGGACAGAACAATTTTTACGGGGTGCGGGTTCAAAAATTTCAGTAGGCGGAAGATTAGGAGAATAA